The Lycium ferocissimum isolate CSIRO_LF1 unplaced genomic scaffold, AGI_CSIRO_Lferr_CH_V1 ctg17871, whole genome shotgun sequence genome has a window encoding:
- the LOC132042782 gene encoding DEAD-box ATP-dependent RNA helicase 3A, chloroplastic-like: MVADMGDRVHQYVRGLGPHLAKDCLTASLQDGMTIARIQAHAQNLEEQYQQRRGERDSDRGSRKRGRSFGAGSEYRGGQASQHSRYPEPDQSARASGSQHRAQSNRTGPPPPRCTRCGKLHSGQCYLDTGACFVCGQTDHLMRDCPRRTGRDQTQPAGSAIGSSSTVRPPGQTSQAPAGRGRGRGGAPSTGGSQNRIFALTRPQDPEPSQDAATGTLSAFLIKSTYVIDLHSIPLCVILYIVGENPEILDEK, from the coding sequence atggtagcagatatgggGGATCGTGTGCACCAGTACGTGAGAGGGCTAGGGCCGCATTTGGCTAAAGACTGTTTGACAGCCTCACTCCAGGACGGGATGACTATCGCtcgcattcaggcccacgcccaaaacCTGGAGGAGCAGTACCAGCAACGGAGGGGCGAGCGTGATTCGGATAGAGGCTCCAGAAAAAGAGGCAGATCTTTTGGAGCCGgaagtgagtatagagggggacaGGCATCGCAGCATTCCAGGTATCCAGAACCGGATCAGAGTGCCCGAGCATCAGGGTCCCAGCATAGAGCCCAGTCGAATAGGACAGGGCCACCCCCACCGCGATGCACTCGGTGTGGTAAGCTACATTCTGGGCAGTGCTACCTTGACACAGGCGCTTGCTTTGTCTGTGGTCAGACTGACCACTTGATGCGTGACTGCCCACGGAGGACCGGGAGAGACCAGACTCAGCCCGCCGGATCCGCTATCGGTTCGTCGTCGACCGTGCGCCCTCCCGGACAGACGTCCCAGGCCCCAGCCGGTCGTGgtcgaggcagaggaggagcacCCAGTACAGGCGGTTCCCAGAACCGCATATTTGCATTGACAAGACCGCAGGATCCTGAGCCCTCCCAGGACGCAGCTACAGGTACTCTATCGGCATTTCTTATTAAAAGTACATATGTGATCGATTTGCACTCCATACCGTTATGTGTCATTCTTTATATTGTTGGTGAAAATCCGGAAATCCTGGATGAAAAGTAG